One genomic segment of bacterium includes these proteins:
- a CDS encoding decaprenyl-phosphate phosphoribosyltransferase, whose translation MLAALLKLSRPAHWPKNVFVLAPLVFAQLLHVPSAVARTLVAFTCFCAASSVVYIFNDYRDRHLDRKHPLKKLRPLAAGTISPALALGFAALLVVGVVIGGTWLGTGFMVVVLSYLALNALYSLGLKRVVILDVMIVSLGFVLRVLGGGAAISVDISAWLLLCTIFLALFLAFSKRRHELMLLADEATAQRLVLSHYSAGFLDQMINVVTASSVVSYALYSVAPETVERFNTDFLVYTMPFVLFGIFRYLYLMYQVPEQVNPTEAVVRDLPSILNILLWGCAVLGIVYFF comes from the coding sequence ATGCTCGCCGCCCTGCTCAAGCTCTCGCGACCGGCGCACTGGCCCAAGAACGTCTTCGTGCTGGCGCCCCTGGTGTTCGCTCAGCTGCTGCATGTCCCCTCTGCCGTGGCACGCACTCTGGTTGCGTTCACGTGTTTTTGCGCCGCCTCGAGCGTCGTCTACATATTCAACGACTATCGCGACCGTCATCTGGACCGCAAGCACCCGCTCAAGAAGCTCCGACCGCTGGCGGCTGGGACCATATCCCCGGCCCTGGCCCTGGGCTTCGCCGCCTTGCTCGTTGTCGGGGTCGTCATCGGGGGCACCTGGCTCGGTACCGGTTTCATGGTCGTGGTTCTCAGTTACCTCGCTCTCAACGCACTCTACAGCTTGGGACTCAAGAGAGTGGTCATTCTAGACGTGATGATCGTCAGTCTGGGCTTCGTGCTTCGCGTTCTCGGTGGCGGTGCGGCGATCTCCGTCGACATCTCCGCCTGGCTGCTGCTGTGCACGATCTTCCTGGCCCTGTTTCTCGCCTTCTCGAAGCGACGGCATGAGTTGATGCTGCTGGCCGACGAGGCGACCGCTCAGCGACTCGTGCTGTCGCACTACAGCGCCGGCTTTCTTGATCAGATGATCAACGTCGTGACCGCCTCCTCGGTTGTCTCCTATGCACTCTATTCGGTGGCACCGGAAACCGTGGAGCGATTCAATACCGACTTTCTGGTCTATACGATGCCGTTCGTTCTATTCGGAATCTTCCGCTACCTGTATTTGATGTATCAGGTCCCCGAGCAGGTCAACCCGACGGAGGCTGTCGTTCGAGACTTGCCCTCGATTCTGAATATCCTGCTTTGGGGCTGCGCGGTTCTCGGCATCGTCTACTTCTTCTAG
- a CDS encoding acetyl-CoA carboxylase biotin carboxylase subunit, which produces MTQSKFSKILIANRGEIAVRVIRAARDLGITSAVVFSDPDREALPVLLADEAHNVGGAASTESYLKAERIADLAVTIGADAVHPGYGFLAENADFARLCAERGVAFIGPPPEAMARMGSKLESRRLMREAGVAIVPGGELPLETTRDAAAAAAEIGYPVMLKASAGGGGKGMRLVHSAGELESAYRAARSEAAASFGEDAVYLEKYIEQPRHVEIQVMADHHGKVVSLGERECSLQRRHQKVLEEAPSPVVNEDLRVRMGAAAVTAAEAVGYTNAGTVEFLLSRDRSFYFLEMNTRLQVEHPVTEMVTGLDLVITQIRVAQGEPLGPEFDNIERYGHAIEVRLYAEDAFHNFIPSPGRLTRLRLPEGPGIRNDCGVSEGSEVTIHYDPMLGKLIAFGADREAAIRRLGRALAELRIEGVKTNVPLFVSLLEDPDFLSGELDIGMLDRKLASGELTPGNSTGAEDLAVMVAALEYAERHARRAARPMQDGRRHSWRETGRREAVGRKT; this is translated from the coding sequence ATGACGCAGTCCAAGTTCTCCAAGATCCTGATCGCGAATCGCGGTGAAATCGCGGTACGCGTGATTCGAGCGGCGCGAGACCTCGGGATTACCAGCGCGGTGGTCTTTTCCGACCCCGATCGCGAAGCTCTACCGGTTCTCCTGGCCGACGAGGCCCACAACGTGGGAGGAGCGGCGTCTACCGAGAGTTACCTCAAGGCGGAAAGGATCGCCGACCTGGCAGTGACGATCGGCGCGGATGCCGTCCATCCCGGCTACGGCTTTCTGGCCGAAAACGCGGACTTCGCTCGGCTGTGTGCCGAGCGCGGAGTTGCGTTTATCGGCCCGCCGCCGGAGGCGATGGCCCGGATGGGCTCCAAGCTCGAGAGCCGGCGCCTGATGCGCGAAGCCGGTGTCGCGATCGTCCCGGGAGGTGAGCTCCCGCTGGAAACGACTCGGGACGCCGCGGCCGCTGCGGCCGAGATCGGCTATCCGGTGATGCTCAAGGCCTCGGCCGGTGGCGGCGGCAAGGGCATGCGACTGGTCCATAGCGCTGGTGAGCTCGAAAGCGCCTACCGCGCCGCCCGGTCCGAGGCGGCCGCTAGTTTCGGAGAGGATGCCGTTTACCTGGAGAAGTACATCGAACAACCTCGCCACGTCGAGATCCAGGTCATGGCCGATCACCACGGTAAAGTGGTCTCGCTCGGAGAGCGAGAGTGCTCACTCCAGCGACGCCACCAGAAGGTGCTGGAAGAGGCACCCTCGCCGGTAGTCAATGAAGACCTGCGGGTACGGATGGGTGCCGCGGCGGTGACCGCGGCCGAGGCCGTCGGCTACACCAACGCCGGCACCGTCGAGTTCCTGCTGTCGAGAGATCGGAGTTTCTACTTTCTGGAAATGAACACACGGCTGCAGGTGGAGCATCCGGTGACCGAGATGGTGACCGGTCTCGATCTGGTGATCACCCAGATCCGCGTCGCCCAGGGCGAGCCGCTCGGGCCGGAGTTCGACAACATCGAACGCTACGGCCACGCGATCGAAGTTCGCCTCTATGCCGAAGATGCGTTTCACAACTTCATCCCTTCGCCCGGCCGTCTCACCCGACTGCGTCTTCCCGAGGGACCGGGGATCCGCAACGACTGCGGGGTCAGTGAAGGCTCAGAGGTCACCATCCACTATGATCCGATGCTGGGCAAGCTGATAGCGTTCGGTGCCGATCGCGAGGCCGCGATCCGGCGTCTCGGTCGCGCGCTGGCCGAGCTACGGATCGAAGGGGTCAAGACCAATGTGCCCCTGTTCGTCTCGCTGCTCGAGGACCCGGATTTTCTCTCCGGAGAGCTCGATATCGGTATGCTGGACCGGAAGCTCGCGTCCGGCGAACTCACGCCGGGGAACTCGACCGGAGCCGAGGATCTCGCCGTCATGGTGGCGGCGCTCGAGTATGCGGAGCGGCACGCCCGCCGGGCGGCCAGGCCGATGCAGGACGGTCGACGCCATTCATGGCGCGAGACAGGACGCCGGGAAGCGGTCGGGAGAAAAACGTGA
- the waaF gene encoding lipopolysaccharide heptosyltransferase II, with product MKPTQTLSSKTLVVAPNWVGDSVMAIPMLDALSATGRSLTVLARPHLKPLLETVSAVDRIVVRARSDRQTIHVLRELGFEEAVILPNSFRSAWLAFRAGIPVRWGYRGDLRSGLLEPPVKRPAGLRHQLNDYDALLERLGAPIPTGPPRLDLSASLLDSGRAALRDAGVRSEEDLKTVGVFPGAEFGPSKRWPSSCFAELLRELGERAPLQTVLIAGPGEEPLAAEIQRNSTTVVPVVGPRLNLAELAAVLARLDVLITNDSGPMHVAAATGTACVALFGPTNPTRTAPAGDRHRVLYNHRWCSPCFKKRCPLLHQRCMRDLSVTRVIDTLVEILG from the coding sequence TTGAAGCCCACCCAGACACTGTCCTCAAAGACGCTGGTAGTCGCGCCCAACTGGGTCGGCGACAGCGTCATGGCGATCCCCATGCTCGACGCCCTGAGTGCCACGGGCCGATCGTTGACCGTGTTGGCGAGGCCGCATCTGAAGCCGCTGCTCGAAACCGTTTCGGCCGTCGACCGGATCGTGGTGCGGGCGCGATCCGATCGCCAAACCATTCATGTCCTGAGAGAGCTCGGATTCGAAGAGGCCGTCATCTTGCCGAACTCCTTTCGCAGTGCCTGGCTGGCATTTCGAGCCGGTATTCCCGTACGCTGGGGCTACCGCGGCGACCTACGCAGTGGCTTGCTGGAACCGCCGGTGAAACGCCCGGCGGGACTACGCCACCAGCTGAACGACTACGACGCGTTGCTCGAGCGACTCGGAGCGCCGATCCCCACCGGTCCGCCGCGGCTGGATCTCAGCGCCTCACTACTCGATTCCGGCCGCGCCGCCTTGCGGGATGCCGGCGTTCGAAGCGAAGAGGACCTCAAGACGGTGGGCGTCTTTCCCGGAGCCGAGTTCGGTCCCAGCAAACGCTGGCCCTCCAGCTGCTTCGCCGAGCTCCTCCGCGAGCTCGGTGAGCGAGCGCCGCTCCAGACGGTGCTGATCGCGGGGCCCGGAGAAGAGCCCCTGGCCGCTGAGATTCAGCGCAACTCGACCACCGTGGTTCCGGTGGTCGGTCCCAGGCTGAACCTCGCCGAACTAGCCGCCGTGCTGGCGCGACTCGACGTTCTGATCACCAACGACTCCGGCCCGATGCACGTCGCGGCCGCCACCGGTACGGCATGCGTGGCGCTCTTCGGGCCCACCAACCCCACTCGAACCGCTCCCGCCGGCGACCGGCACCGCGTGCTCTACAACCACCGATGGTGTTCCCCGTGCTTCAAGAAGCGCTGCCCACTGCTCCACCAGCGATGCATGCGGGATCTTTCGGTTACCCGGGTTATCGACACCCTGGTCGAGATCCTCGGCTAG
- a CDS encoding M20/M25/M40 family metallo-hydrolase yields MRRAPPTGGRRTTPSGSLGLPSALALAGLLLFPSCAQKSHAAPPEALAWFVGYLKLDTTNPPGREEAAAQYLREILHREGIPTRLLVTPSGRTSLYARLEAATPTPGAGALVLTHHMDVVPPGPGWSQEPFSGLEENGWIWGRGAVDAKSLGIAQLAAFIDLHRRGGPQTRPVVYLAVADEERGGSQGTGWLIRHHPEMFADTAAVLGEGGANRVIAGRHFWWGIETAQKRPLWLKATSYGRGGHGSMLNPGSAPHQLTLGLARLLQRPRDFRVTPEARRYLEAVKPYQSDFFGRMVAELDDIVKDEKPNERLFPGVANYLLDTIQVNVIETGERINVVPKKAEARIDIRLLPDADEKAMLEEIRELLGDYVEVEVLLSSSRAEASPLDNEIYRCLELLLGQSAPVVPAFIPGVTDARYFRERGIPAYGFSPFALAAEETGGIHSVDERITRGAFLKGLAVYSDVVTACTDS; encoded by the coding sequence GTGAGACGAGCTCCTCCGACGGGCGGCCGACGCACGACCCCGAGCGGTAGCCTCGGCTTACCGTCCGCGCTCGCCCTCGCGGGGCTGCTACTCTTTCCGAGCTGCGCCCAGAAGAGCCACGCCGCCCCACCCGAAGCTCTGGCATGGTTCGTCGGCTACCTCAAGCTCGACACGACAAACCCTCCGGGCCGCGAGGAAGCAGCTGCCCAGTACCTGCGCGAGATCCTGCACCGCGAGGGCATCCCGACGCGTCTGCTGGTCACGCCTTCGGGCCGCACCAGCCTCTACGCACGACTGGAGGCCGCGACCCCGACCCCGGGCGCCGGCGCCCTCGTCCTGACCCACCACATGGACGTCGTCCCCCCGGGGCCGGGATGGAGCCAAGAGCCCTTCTCGGGACTCGAGGAGAACGGCTGGATCTGGGGTCGCGGCGCCGTAGACGCCAAGAGCCTCGGCATAGCTCAGCTGGCGGCCTTCATCGATTTGCACCGGCGAGGAGGTCCCCAGACACGTCCGGTCGTCTACCTGGCGGTCGCCGACGAAGAGCGCGGAGGTTCGCAGGGAACCGGCTGGCTCATCCGTCATCACCCCGAGATGTTCGCGGACACCGCTGCCGTGCTCGGCGAAGGTGGAGCCAACCGCGTGATCGCCGGCCGGCATTTTTGGTGGGGCATCGAAACGGCGCAGAAACGCCCGCTCTGGCTAAAAGCGACCTCGTATGGCCGCGGAGGCCATGGCTCGATGCTCAATCCGGGCAGCGCACCCCACCAGCTGACGCTCGGCCTCGCTCGGCTACTCCAGCGGCCAAGGGACTTCCGGGTCACGCCGGAGGCTCGCCGTTATCTGGAAGCCGTCAAACCGTACCAGAGTGATTTTTTCGGAAGGATGGTCGCCGAGCTCGACGATATCGTCAAGGACGAAAAGCCCAACGAACGGCTGTTCCCAGGCGTCGCCAACTACCTTCTGGATACGATTCAAGTCAACGTGATCGAAACCGGGGAGCGGATCAACGTCGTCCCGAAGAAGGCCGAGGCGAGGATAGACATCCGCCTGCTTCCCGATGCCGACGAGAAGGCGATGCTGGAAGAGATTCGCGAGCTGCTCGGCGACTATGTGGAAGTCGAAGTACTTCTGAGCTCCTCCAGAGCGGAAGCCTCGCCACTCGACAACGAGATCTACCGCTGTCTCGAGCTTCTCCTGGGCCAGAGCGCGCCGGTGGTACCGGCTTTCATCCCCGGCGTGACCGATGCTCGATACTTCAGAGAGCGCGGGATCCCCGCATACGGCTTTTCACCCTTTGCCCTGGCGGCCGAAGAAACCGGCGGCATCCACTCGGTTGACGAGCGCATCACGCGCGGGGCCTTTCTCAAAGGCCTCGCGGTCTACTCAGACGTGGTCACGGCGTGCACCGACTCGTAA
- a CDS encoding M20/M25/M40 family metallo-hydrolase: MSEPARRRPLSDTRKRLLLYGTATLAVGIVLFLTWFFERPSELDQDQDWTQIDYAAMPEVDLLRRYMRIDTSSVTGSELAGAEFLADELAGMGLVPTVERLGEKEANVWAILEGASPEALVLHNHIDVFPIVEPESWDFDPFAAEISQAWLYGRGVFDMKSVAIVQLLALKNLIERQKKPEKSVIFLATGSEEVGSELGTRWILERHPELTERFWMVLTEGGIVEPINRQEIKYWGIEFAQKRFATGHFCSSSERQLQDLRLQLIEHNEHFRAPLMTPETSRFFKDYGGSRDRDLYRETLLTPDNLLAQPGSFQQLPPFLRAMFRNEIAAFAPEPDPGGGFRMKVMLHLLPGQDLDDARKELLPEWLSHGLTFQIAEPLGARHGSPPDHPALAALAEAVESVYPDTAVGPYFLPWSATDSRFFRQLGIPSYGFSPFVVFSTDTFRVDGPNERMSLPGYVSGLEIYRRAVEGIAG, from the coding sequence ATGAGCGAACCCGCCCGCCGCAGACCGCTCTCGGACACGCGCAAAAGACTGCTGCTCTACGGCACGGCCACCCTGGCGGTCGGCATCGTTCTCTTCCTGACCTGGTTCTTCGAGCGCCCGTCGGAGCTGGACCAAGATCAAGACTGGACTCAGATCGACTACGCCGCGATGCCCGAGGTCGACTTGCTGCGACGCTACATGCGAATCGACACCAGTTCGGTTACCGGCAGCGAGCTGGCGGGTGCCGAGTTCTTGGCCGACGAGCTGGCAGGAATGGGACTCGTGCCGACCGTGGAGCGGCTCGGAGAGAAGGAAGCCAACGTCTGGGCGATTCTCGAGGGCGCGAGTCCGGAAGCTCTGGTCCTCCACAACCACATCGATGTCTTCCCGATCGTGGAGCCCGAGAGCTGGGACTTCGATCCGTTCGCAGCCGAGATCAGCCAGGCCTGGTTGTACGGTCGCGGCGTTTTCGACATGAAGAGCGTGGCGATCGTTCAACTTCTTGCCCTCAAGAATCTGATCGAGCGTCAGAAAAAGCCGGAGAAATCAGTGATCTTCCTGGCGACTGGCAGCGAGGAGGTCGGCAGCGAGCTTGGCACTCGCTGGATCCTGGAGCGGCATCCCGAACTGACCGAGAGGTTCTGGATGGTCCTCACCGAGGGCGGCATCGTGGAGCCGATCAACCGGCAAGAAATCAAATACTGGGGCATCGAGTTCGCTCAGAAGCGCTTCGCCACAGGCCACTTCTGCTCGAGCTCAGAGAGGCAGCTCCAGGATCTCCGACTGCAGCTGATCGAACACAACGAGCACTTTCGAGCGCCGCTGATGACCCCCGAGACGAGTCGCTTCTTCAAGGACTATGGCGGGTCGCGGGATCGAGATCTCTATCGCGAAACGCTGCTGACGCCCGACAACCTGCTCGCTCAGCCCGGCAGCTTCCAGCAGCTTCCGCCCTTCCTACGCGCGATGTTCCGCAACGAAATCGCCGCCTTCGCCCCTGAGCCCGATCCCGGTGGGGGCTTCCGAATGAAAGTCATGCTGCATCTCCTTCCCGGTCAAGACCTCGACGATGCGCGCAAAGAGCTGCTGCCCGAGTGGTTGTCGCACGGCCTCACCTTCCAGATCGCCGAACCCTTGGGAGCGCGACACGGAAGTCCTCCCGATCATCCAGCCCTCGCCGCCCTTGCCGAAGCGGTCGAGAGTGTCTACCCGGACACCGCGGTTGGACCGTATTTCCTGCCCTGGAGCGCTACCGATTCGCGCTTTTTTCGCCAGCTGGGTATTCCATCGTATGGCTTCTCTCCTTTCGTCGTCTTTTCGACCGACACCTTTCGCGTCGACGGTCCCAACGAGCGGATGTCGCTGCCGGGCTACGTGTCCGGGCTCGAGATTTACAGGCGCGCGGTCGAGGGAATCGCGGGCTGA
- a CDS encoding prepilin-type N-terminal cleavage/methylation domain-containing protein: MISRLNRRRGQKGFTLIELLIVVAIIGIIAAILIPNLLDALQKAKQKRTVGDIRNVGSAWFSWYQDQNSAAAAGSGSTYNWALLSSDISADGLLSTLFVSNTMFYIQQVPGKDAWGNDYDYQHGTALDDPTYMGIRSAGRGDAFTSASYTMGPFIATDYNQDIVWADGFFVQYPAGVETVKAAGS, from the coding sequence ATGATTTCAAGACTCAACAGACGCCGGGGCCAAAAGGGTTTCACCCTGATCGAGCTCCTTATCGTCGTCGCGATCATCGGTATCATCGCGGCAATTCTCATTCCCAACCTCCTGGACGCTCTCCAGAAGGCCAAGCAGAAGCGCACGGTCGGCGACATCCGCAACGTGGGCTCGGCGTGGTTCTCGTGGTACCAGGACCAGAACTCCGCAGCCGCAGCGGGCTCGGGCAGCACCTACAACTGGGCCCTCCTCAGCTCGGACATCTCCGCCGACGGATTGCTCAGCACGCTCTTCGTCAGCAACACCATGTTCTATATCCAGCAGGTGCCCGGCAAGGACGCTTGGGGTAACGACTACGATTACCAGCATGGCACCGCGCTCGACGACCCGACCTACATGGGTATTCGCAGCGCAGGCCGCGGCGATGCCTTTACGAGCGCTTCCTACACCATGGGTCCGTTCATCGCGACCGACTACAACCAGGACATCGTCTGGGCCGACGGCTTCTTCGTCCAGTACCCCGCCGGTGTCGAGACGGTCAAGGCCGCCGGCAGCTAA
- a CDS encoding biotin/lipoyl-binding protein, whose protein sequence is MARDRTPGSGREKNVKLVIRHRDRDRVVRVDRDGSRARVELEGRSIELDIRSPGGNVRSILWDGDHHDVAVWHLGEDRFEVAGEFGSEIVQVLDPLAHLAATSHDAQAGPASQQVVAYMPGRVVEVLVKEGDSVATGQGVLVLEAMKMENEIQSERAGTVRKILVAAGEAVEGGDPLYEIE, encoded by the coding sequence ATGGCGCGAGACAGGACGCCGGGAAGCGGTCGGGAGAAAAACGTGAAGCTCGTAATCAGACATCGAGATCGGGATCGTGTGGTGCGCGTAGACCGCGATGGATCTCGAGCGCGAGTGGAGCTCGAGGGGCGATCGATCGAGTTGGATATCCGCTCGCCCGGGGGGAACGTTCGCTCGATTCTGTGGGACGGCGATCATCACGATGTCGCCGTGTGGCACCTGGGGGAGGATCGCTTCGAGGTTGCGGGCGAGTTCGGAAGCGAGATCGTGCAGGTCCTCGATCCTTTGGCTCATCTGGCCGCCACCTCACACGACGCCCAGGCGGGGCCCGCGAGTCAGCAGGTCGTTGCCTACATGCCGGGACGGGTCGTAGAGGTTTTGGTGAAAGAAGGTGATTCGGTGGCGACCGGACAGGGCGTTCTCGTGCTCGAGGCGATGAAGATGGAGAACGAGATCCAATCCGAGCGCGCCGGCACGGTGCGAAAGATCCTGGTGGCCGCGGGCGAGGCCGTCGAGGGTGGCGATCCGCTCTACGAGATCGAGTAG
- a CDS encoding prepilin peptidase produces the protein MATPLLIIYSALFGLVVGSFLNVVVHRLPRGTSIVFPRSACTFCGGPVAARDNIPVLSYLLLRGKCRRCSAPISIRYPLIELAASTFFALCAWRFGFSLETLAAVLFCSLLLCLALIDYDHFLLPDKLTLPGILAGLMLQPWLPRTSFADAALGILFGAGALILIVNFWYWLRNEEGMGLGDVNMLAMVGAFLGWQGAAVTLLVATVAGAMTGLLLIALRRLGASSRLPFGVFLSVGAVVALFFGDQIVDFYLGLL, from the coding sequence GTGGCAACCCCGCTCCTGATCATCTATTCGGCCCTGTTCGGCCTCGTTGTCGGCAGTTTCCTCAACGTCGTGGTCCACCGGCTGCCACGCGGCACGTCCATCGTCTTCCCACGCTCCGCGTGCACATTCTGCGGCGGACCGGTAGCCGCGCGCGACAACATTCCGGTTCTGAGCTACCTTTTGCTTCGGGGTAAGTGCCGCAGATGCTCGGCTCCGATCTCGATTCGCTATCCCCTGATCGAGCTCGCGGCTAGCACTTTCTTCGCTCTGTGCGCATGGCGCTTTGGATTCAGCCTCGAAACTCTCGCCGCGGTCCTTTTTTGCTCACTGCTGCTGTGCCTGGCGTTGATCGACTACGATCATTTTCTACTGCCCGACAAGCTCACGCTGCCGGGAATCCTCGCCGGTCTGATGCTTCAGCCCTGGCTGCCCCGAACCAGCTTCGCCGATGCCGCTCTCGGTATCCTCTTCGGCGCCGGGGCCCTGATCCTGATCGTGAATTTCTGGTACTGGCTGCGCAACGAAGAAGGCATGGGCCTCGGCGATGTCAACATGCTGGCCATGGTCGGAGCTTTTCTGGGCTGGCAGGGCGCTGCGGTCACTCTGTTGGTGGCGACGGTAGCCGGGGCCATGACCGGGCTCTTGTTGATCGCCTTGCGACGGCTGGGCGCGAGCTCCCGATTGCCCTTCGGTGTCTTCCTGTCCGTCGGCGCCGTGGTCGCACTCTTCTTCGGCGACCAAATCGTCGACTTCTATCTCGGCCTGCTATGA
- a CDS encoding YfhO family protein — translation MHRLVSRGGVAIIGILVVAVFLGHLLASGAILVVRDVPIFHVPLRAAFASLVTDGLPVWNPTIHAGQPVLSNPNYAAFYPPTWLALVLPAHTAVSWILVLHGMFAFAGAWIAARSFGCGRAAATLTAVAFFAGGGMLSAVNGVTTYCSASWLPWTLFWARRYFEAPDRPAISLRSALPGFGLAIQVLAGEPAIALVSSIAVACMALTSKGNPLRRVRSLTLVAVFAVLLSAVQLVPTLAHVQSSSRSGPSEAESAVWSTPPLRLLEFALPRLYGDPMGLDEDLYFGWKLHDQDFPYLISIYAGQLTLILALAAFVRWPIAGRMFWVTLALVGLALAFGRHNPLYAQLAPSLPLINLIRYPEKFMLLTTTALAFGAGLGWQHLLDRREDDEPAREDFAIALASVVTLVVLVFCLTLSFKPEVGAWFVRENTIHPPVGDRLDTAVEFLKGQTWVGLLACFASLGVLLLHRLRRTPAALLVPLTLVTLGADLAYYNGGLTPAIDYSELTLPPGHLSGVDPAGGRVFTDEPFVGRDGFQPRSTRPGPDALWSKVDRAEPYLGNLWGYSYALHLDFDRMLTEPANRALALVNKHWSDAEATRRILAAWGIGYVLRNRSVSQLTQARLAGEGLPAVEVETLPWRNPILSWERSVQWHDSAQEAETQAAAARFRTAHWVGSPQLGASTGGAPESIQRLAAKSSSTVLEYTSSSVLLAVVNTTFDRGWQAQLDGQTIPVHRTVLGQIGLELPPGQHVLALRFRTPYLRLGLALSLLTALAVLGAELVRRRSRGIESRPAWQPRS, via the coding sequence GTGCACCGACTCGTAAGCCGCGGCGGCGTAGCGATCATCGGCATCCTCGTCGTCGCGGTCTTCCTGGGCCACCTCCTGGCGAGTGGCGCAATCCTGGTCGTTCGCGACGTACCCATTTTCCACGTGCCGCTGCGTGCGGCCTTTGCAAGCCTGGTGACGGACGGACTCCCGGTCTGGAACCCGACTATCCACGCCGGCCAGCCGGTTCTCTCGAATCCGAACTATGCGGCTTTCTATCCGCCCACCTGGCTCGCCCTAGTCTTGCCCGCCCACACTGCCGTCTCCTGGATCCTGGTCCTGCACGGAATGTTCGCCTTCGCCGGAGCCTGGATCGCGGCACGCAGCTTTGGCTGCGGGCGAGCCGCGGCGACCTTGACCGCGGTCGCGTTCTTCGCCGGCGGCGGGATGCTCTCGGCGGTCAATGGCGTAACTACCTACTGTTCCGCCAGCTGGCTGCCCTGGACTCTCTTCTGGGCTCGCCGCTACTTTGAGGCGCCGGATCGACCCGCTATCAGCTTGAGGAGCGCGCTCCCCGGCTTCGGCCTGGCGATACAGGTGCTCGCCGGAGAGCCCGCCATCGCGCTCGTATCGAGCATCGCAGTCGCCTGCATGGCCCTCACGTCCAAGGGCAATCCCCTGCGGCGCGTCCGCTCCCTCACTCTCGTAGCGGTCTTCGCCGTGCTGCTCTCGGCGGTCCAACTGGTGCCGACCCTGGCTCATGTTCAGAGCTCGAGTCGTAGCGGCCCATCTGAAGCCGAGTCGGCCGTGTGGTCGACGCCGCCGTTGCGCCTGCTCGAGTTTGCCCTTCCCCGCCTCTACGGCGACCCGATGGGCCTCGACGAAGACCTGTACTTCGGCTGGAAGCTCCATGACCAGGACTTCCCGTATCTCATCTCCATCTACGCCGGTCAGCTGACCCTGATCCTGGCGCTAGCGGCGTTCGTGCGCTGGCCGATTGCCGGTCGAATGTTTTGGGTAACACTGGCGCTCGTGGGGCTGGCGCTCGCCTTCGGTCGCCACAACCCGCTCTATGCGCAGCTGGCTCCTTCACTACCGTTGATCAACCTGATCCGGTATCCAGAGAAGTTCATGCTCCTGACCACCACAGCACTGGCCTTCGGAGCGGGACTGGGCTGGCAGCACCTGCTCGATCGGCGCGAAGACGACGAACCTGCTCGCGAAGACTTCGCGATCGCGCTGGCGTCCGTGGTCACCTTGGTGGTCCTGGTCTTCTGCTTGACCCTGAGCTTCAAACCCGAAGTCGGAGCCTGGTTCGTTCGAGAAAACACGATTCATCCACCTGTCGGTGATCGGCTCGATACCGCGGTCGAGTTTCTCAAAGGGCAGACCTGGGTGGGCTTGCTGGCCTGTTTCGCCTCGCTCGGAGTCCTTCTTCTCCACCGGCTCAGGCGAACTCCCGCGGCACTGCTCGTGCCGCTCACCCTGGTCACGCTCGGTGCGGACCTCGCGTACTACAACGGCGGCCTGACTCCCGCGATCGACTATTCCGAGCTGACGTTGCCTCCCGGCCATCTATCCGGGGTCGACCCCGCAGGCGGACGGGTTTTCACCGACGAGCCCTTCGTCGGCCGGGACGGCTTCCAGCCGCGCTCGACCCGACCCGGGCCCGACGCCCTGTGGTCCAAAGTCGACCGCGCTGAACCCTACCTGGGGAATCTCTGGGGCTATTCGTATGCACTGCACCTCGATTTCGACCGAATGCTCACCGAACCCGCCAATCGTGCGCTGGCTTTGGTAAACAAACACTGGTCCGACGCAGAGGCCACGCGCCGCATCCTGGCCGCATGGGGTATCGGCTACGTGCTCCGCAATCGATCGGTGAGCCAACTGACTCAGGCTCGGCTGGCGGGCGAGGGTCTACCCGCCGTCGAAGTGGAAACGCTGCCATGGCGAAACCCCATACTCAGCTGGGAGCGCAGTGTTCAATGGCATGACTCCGCGCAAGAGGCGGAAACGCAGGCCGCCGCGGCCAGGTTTCGCACCGCCCATTGGGTGGGCTCTCCCCAGTTGGGCGCCTCGACGGGCGGCGCTCCCGAGAGCATTCAGCGCCTGGCGGCCAAGAGCTCATCGACCGTGCTCGAGTACACCTCGTCGTCGGTTCTGCTGGCGGTCGTCAACACAACCTTCGACAGGGGCTGGCAAGCGCAACTGGACGGGCAGACGATCCCTGTACATCGAACCGTTCTGGGCCAGATCGGACTGGAGCTACCGCCCGGGCAGCACGTGCTGGCCCTCAGATTCCGAACTCCCTATCTTCGCCTGGGCCTGGCGTTGAGCTTGCTCACGGCGCTGGCCGTGCTTGGAGCGGAACTGGTTCGACGGCGAAGCCGGGGGATAGAATCACGGCCAGCGTGGCAACCCCGCTCCTGA